The following is a genomic window from Struthio camelus isolate bStrCam1 chromosome 17, bStrCam1.hap1, whole genome shotgun sequence.
TAGGGTTtgtatttgtgtgtttttcttgaGAAGCAACAGAACTAGATTTCTTTCCTCCTACAGAAGCTTGGTCTTAGTACTGTAGAAGTTGGGACTATCAAACCTCAAGAAAAAAGGGTTAGAAGATCGACAGTACCAAACGACTCTGAAAAAGTCAGCAGGGAGGTTGCTGGTCCTGTGACACTTTCACAGGAAAACAGCGTGACACTATCTGGACTGGCCCTTTCAAGTGAcatagggaaaaaaggagaaattgtaCTGCCTGTGATAGCTtatggtgtttgttttttcttgcaatcCTTCTCTTGCAGTTGGGTCTTTCTGTGGGAGAAGGGCTACCAGGAAACAGATTCTGTGGTCAGTTCTGTAACCACAAAGGTGAAAGGAGTAACTCTGACAAACACGTCCAGCTTGGGAACCAGGATCTGGGATGTAGCTGACTATGTCATCCCTCCTCAGGTATGGATCACTTTCACGTGCAGCAGGAGGGTTTCCTAAcaaacagccactgctctgcccaagTCCCCTGAGGTCTGGAGCAGCTTCTGCTCCAGTGTGGCCCTTATACAAGAGGAAGTAGCAAATGAAGCAGCTTTGCTTTGTCCCAGATCACGTTGAGCATCTGCAGTTCCTGGGGGAAACTTGtttcaaggagagagagagcgtgcAGGGGAGAGAATATTGCAGGCTTCAGGAGAAAAGCTGTGACAGTAACCACATGTCCTCTCTCCTACTTCTCTCTAAAGCAAACAGCTCAATGTTAACTTGTTGGCAGAAACTGTAGGAATAATCCGCGAGTCGCTTGATCCGGAACTGAACAGGAAGCGTTGCTCTAAGTTACTGATTAACGTTATGTCTATGGGAATCCACACCGAACAGGCAATACGTGGCCTTCAGTGTTTGCAGGCATGGCCAGGCTGCCAGTTACAGTTCACTCTGTCTGCATGAGATGTGGTGCAGAAACAAGTGACACATTCAGCCACATTTTAGCTGACTGATTGCATTTACCTATCAGTGgtgcaaaaacaaacaacagatcTCCAATGGTAGGGATCTGAAAGTAATGGAGGTGGTGCTCTCTGCAGAAACAAACCAAGACTGGTCAAATTTCCAATAGATAtattggagacaaaaaaaaaaaaaaaaggtgttcgGCTCAAACTTGCAGCTGGAGCCTTGTTTCCGCTCCTACCTTGTGATGCCATTGGAGCTCTGTGATCtctgttttcaaaatgttaatgAGGAAACTGGCCAAGGAGGAAGACAGGCAGGGTTACCAGTCCCAcactccttcctctgcctgaaggcaCTGGTGTCAGGGGATACAGTGGGAACCTGCTCCTTTAGTACTAAACCTGCACTGTCCAAAGCAAGTCCACTTGTCAGAgccacctgggctctgccagcacaGGCTGTTGGGGCAACACCTTGGGTATTCTTTGTAAACTGTCACTcttaaatttctttcttgttttgcatGTTCAGGAAGAGAACGCTCTGTTTGTCATGACAAATGTGATACTCACACTGAACCAGACGCAAGGCCATTGCCCTGAGGTAGGTACAAGATCTGCTTGGCTCTGGAAGGCTCTAATCCTGACCTATGTGGGTGGGAGTGTGGGGAGGGAGAGTTTCTGGACTTTAGTGTAATTATTGTTTCTCTCCAGCTTCCAGATGATACAACAATATGCACGGCAAAGGAAGACTGTGCTCCAGGATACGTTGGCACCCACAGCAATGGTAGGAAGCCTGCTGCAGGGGCACCTTTCAATCTGTGTTGTGCTGTTTCCGGGCTGTGCTTTCCCTCCTGTGAAGGGAACCGTGTTTCACTTGAGTCCCCTTGCTCTCACTCTCTTGCACCTCAGAACTTGAAAGGGAGCCCAGATCTTTTCTTCTGGGGGAGAGCAGATGAGCTTAGACTCCTGCTGTGTTGGGTAGATGCTGGACAGATGTGTGCCTGGCAAGTTAGCAAACAGTGTGAGGGCTTTTTCAGGACCTCAAGTCCATGAAGCAGTATTTCACATGCATAATTGAGGATTTGACTCAGAAAAGGAGTTGATGCCTCTCTTTCTGAACTTGCACTACAAATTGCACTGGAGGATAATGAGGGGCTGAGGTAGTGACACTTTTACCTCTGAGCAGATTGCTCTCACCTTATGCAGTGAGGAGACATGACAGGGCAGATATTGCctctttgttttttgcttgttaGTGTCTCCATGTTCATGTCTTTCCAGGTATTCAGACTGGGGAGTGCGTACTGTATAACAGCAGCATCAAGACCTGTGAGATCTTTGCATGGTGCCCTGTGGAGAATGACTCTTATATACCCAGGTGAGCGCCCTGTCTTCCTACTCTGCCTTGGCCCTCCTGTGAGGAGGTCAGCAGTATACTGTCGGGCAGGCTACAGCTGATATTTCTCCCTATGGGCTCCAGTTGGGAAAAGCTGAAGAGATGATCACTGAAGACCCTGCAGGTATTGTGACAGAGAAACCAAGCCGGGCCATAAGGGGGAAAAAGTCTGggagcggggggaaaaaaacaagagctGTCGTTGCCTATGAGAAGGAGCAGCCACAGTGGGTCATGCTTTCTACAGCCAGCTCTGTGCACAGCTGGGTAAGGGATGTGACTCGTCAGCTGAGTAACATGGAGCAGCTGAAACAAACTTTAATCTTCAGCAGTTCTGGGTGATGCCCTGTTCACTACCCATGGCTGTGCAGTAAGGACTGCCTAGCAGAGCCATTACTGTGATTCAGTCAGTTCGGTAAGCACAGCATTAAAGGCTGTTAGTTTGTCATCCAGCTTCCCTGGAGCATCCTGTTCCGTATCTGTACATAGCATGAGTACTGGACAAACGCCTCTTCAGTCAGGAGAGTAACTGTCCACACTGGGATATTGCTGCAGTGTCACGAGGTTTGTGACGTGAAACTTTCCTACTTTCCCTGTTGTTTTACAGGCCAGCGTTCCTACAAGAAGCTGAGAACTTTACCATTCTAGTGAAGAACAACATTTGGTATCCTAAGTTCAACTTCAGCAAGTAAGTAGCGTGTGAGGCACAGCCTTATCTGGGCTCTTGAAGTCAAGTCAAGCGGAGCTGGAGAAGTGGGAAGAAGATGtaacagatctctctctctctctctctctctctctctgttcccttGTAGGCGAAACATCCTCCCCACTATCAACTCCACCTACCTCAAGAACTGCATCTATGACTCCCAGACAGATCCCTTCTGTCCTATCTTTCGTTTAGGGAAAATAGTTGAAGCTGCAGGGCAGAACTTCCAAGAAATGGCTGTGGAGGTATTTCGCAGACCCTTCTCTCAGGGCTTTGCTGTGTAGAAGAGCAGTATGTGGTGTTCCTCTGTGCCTGGTGGCATCAGGCACAGGACACAGAGTGGCTGCAAAAGGGAGAACTCCTCTGGCCAGGGGCCTGGAGTAAATTCTACTTAAATATTTGGTCTTGGCTGATTTGGGAGGGGATAAGTGCAAAGtcaaggcagaggggaagagcgTTTGACTGGGCCTGTGGCATGGGCTGGTAAATTGGGGTCCTGGTCAGCAGGAAGCCTTCTGCTAGGCTGACCAGGCACTTGGACTCTCCTGctcaccttctcctctcctctcttctgctctgcagggtgGAGTCATGGGGCTGCAGATCAACTGGGACTGCAACCTTGACAGAGCTGCTTCCCACTGTGTGCCAAGGTACTCCTTCCGGCGCCTTGACAGCAAGGACTCTGCCCACACTGTGTCACCTGGATACAACTTCAGGTAACGTGGCCCTGCTGTCCTTGTGGCTCAGTCTGCCACTAGGAGAGTGATACAGGCTGCCTGCACTCTTCTGACCTGGTCAGGTCCTCACCTTGGAGGTATTACTTGGGGAGTTTCTCTGCTGCTGTAAAACTTAGAGCACGTCAGATCCTCACTGTGTATAAGCCATAGCAGAGGGGGAGGTCACTGAAGTTCCACTGATTACGTCAGATTGTATGAGTCATACTTGCATCAGCGCTTGGGAGACCGTTTGGGCCAGCCTCCTGTGGCGTGTCAGTGTGAGAGCTGATCCTCTCAAGGTGGACTGATACGGCAGTCTTTCGGAGCAGAGTCTGTAAGGGTGGGAGAGTGTGGGGCCTCCTTCACTATGccaaaaatatgaggaaaaactctcCACTAATAACTACAGGAAGTGGGTCTGTCAGTTTAAAACCAACTCTGCACTAGGGGTATCCTTTTGGCATACAGCACCACAATATAAACTCTGCCCAGTAAGGATCTATTCAGCACCTTCAGTAAAACAGCAAGTGCAGAGCCGGGTAGTTAGCTGCACCAGGGCTCAGAGCTATCATAACAGGAGACAAGGTTCAGGGCTATGCATGCTTCTAAAATCATAGACTCTCAGTTAGCACAGGGAAGCTTGTTTAGTAGAACTTGTGTGAATTTACTGCCATCCAGGGCTGTGATCTTGGGTCTGCACAATCCCTCCTTCAAGCAGAAACCAAGGAGGATTGTTtcaggatgtggtgggagactgCTGTCGTGAGAAAGCTGACAGGACAAGGGTGTGTTTAGTAGGTGCCAGGTCTGCAGGTGTTTGGGTATGAGGTGTGCTGAGGCTGGTGCTGTGCTCAGACAGGCTGTGGGACGTGGCAGGCTGGCTGGTGCAGGCTCTGAAGTGCTCTTGCTAATGCCAGAATGTGGTGCAGCCCCATATCAATCactcctcttttcttccattcttttctgttcttcctcctggCTTAGTCAACCATGTGACAGAGTAAGTCTGATCTCACTTAtttgttctgttcctttttcccCATCATTTGCCTGCGAGTCACGTTTTGCTGGTcaaggagctgcctttgcctgcgaGGCTGAGCTCTGCTGCGGTGCTGCTGCTTCActgcctgctcccagccctgccctctcGTGGCTGCCTGCACTcctgcagcctcctgcctgcccctgTCCGAGGAGGCCAAGTCTAATGTGTAGCTGGAGTTCTCCCCTtctgtccttccccttccctgctaGAGCTAACTTGCTCCCCTCCCTATACTCAGAAGTCTCCTGACTCGGCTGATGCTAGTGGCTGTCTTGAGCTAGCCTGTTCTGGGCTTTTCTCCTTAGATGTGCTTGCTTGCATGTACTCTCCTTCCATCATTTCTGGCTTGTCTCTGGAAGTACACATATTCAGCCCAGTCTCTTGGGATGGGAGACACACCTGGGTATTGCATGAGGCTCACTTAAGCGACCGCCAAATTCCCAGCTAAGCTTTGACCCACCTTTTCTTCAGGTTTGCAAAATACTACAAGGATCAGAATGGCATTGAATCACGGACGCTTGCCAAAGCTTATGGCATCCGCTTTGATATCATAGTGTTTGGAAAGGTAGGGCCGCTTGATTCCTAGAGGTCTTGGGCAAGGGCTTtcagagatgctttaaaaaaaaaaaaaaaattcactcctGTAACTGTCTTCTAGGCAGGAAAATTTGACATAATTCCTACAATGATTAACATTGGCTCTGGCTTAGCGCTGTTTGGAGTGGTAAGTGACACTATCTGCCCTTGGACTGAATTCTGAATTGGTGCCTCGGTTCTGAGGATCATTATCTTAAACTCTTTCAATCTCTGCTTAGGCAACTGTCCTGTGTGACATTGTTGTCCTGTATTGCATGAAGAAGCGATACTACTATCGAGAGAAGAAGTACAAATATGTGGAGGATTATGAACTGGTAAGCAGCGTGAAGACAGAGAGAAGGCGaatttgctttcttctctgaCTCAGGAGGGATTCTCTGAAACAGGAT
Proteins encoded in this region:
- the P2RX4 gene encoding P2X purinoceptor 4; its protein translation is MVSCGAFYSFLFEYDTPRIVLIRSRKVGLVNRLVQLAILAYVIGWVFLWEKGYQETDSVVSSVTTKVKGVTLTNTSSLGTRIWDVADYVIPPQEENALFVMTNVILTLNQTQGHCPELPDDTTICTAKEDCAPGYVGTHSNGIQTGECVLYNSSIKTCEIFAWCPVENDSYIPRPAFLQEAENFTILVKNNIWYPKFNFSKRNILPTINSTYLKNCIYDSQTDPFCPIFRLGKIVEAAGQNFQEMAVEGGVMGLQINWDCNLDRAASHCVPRYSFRRLDSKDSAHTVSPGYNFRFAKYYKDQNGIESRTLAKAYGIRFDIIVFGKAGKFDIIPTMINIGSGLALFGVATVLCDIVVLYCMKKRYYYREKKYKYVEDYELSGSETNS